A genome region from Nicotiana tabacum cultivar K326 chromosome 13, ASM71507v2, whole genome shotgun sequence includes the following:
- the LOC107818921 gene encoding uncharacterized protein LOC107818921 has product MAKHQTTFSTSFRSSSCILVFLSALSSIPLLYWSYFIGYGYCHSVQMTVLNHVQMNKENVPINLLKYPKAWNNLVYSSKPPQRLLKVALFVKKWPAKNQAGGMERHALTLYLALAKRGHEIHIFTMSSSSSTSSSSSFNMSNLHFHFSRPMGSGSLDQIVAWKQFLTESATASRPFDVIHTESVGLRLTRPNNLNNLAVSWHGIAYETIHSDIIQELVRNPEDSQSSSFNGKMMKVVEEVKFFQYYAHHVATSDHVGDVLKRIYMIPEERVHIILNGVNEEIFKPDISKGNDFRLELGIRADKSRSSIILGLAGRLVKDKGHPLMFEALKQIFKENSTFRDSVIVLIAGNGPWADRYKELGSNLMVLGPLERERLAGFYNAIDIFVHPTLRAQGLDQVPLEANLVGKPVMATKLASFTGSIIVSKEMGYTFAPTVGELKKALYEVWEDGKEILQQKGRIARERGLKLFTATKMAAAYERLFLCISTTDDRKQAENHDENYCIYQPTS; this is encoded by the coding sequence ATGGCAAAACATCAAACCACTTTTTCCACTAGTTTCCGATCTTCTAGCTGCATTCTTGTTTTTCTCTCGGCCTTATCATCCATTCCTCTCCTCTACTGGTCTTATTTCATTGGCTATGGCTATTGTCATAGTGTCCAGATGACAGTACTAAACCATGTCCAAATGAACAAAGAAAACGTACCAATTAATCTCCTTAAATACCCAAAAGCTTGGAACAATCTCGTCTACTCATCAAAACCACCTCAAAGACTCCTTAAAGTTGCTCTCTTTGTCAAGAAATGGCCAGCAAAAAATCAGGCAGGAGGAATGGAGCGACATGCACTAACACTCTATCTCGCCTTAGCCAAACGTGGGCACGAGATTCATATTTTCACAATGTCGTCTTCATCCTCCACCAGCTCATCGTCGTCTTTTAATATGAGCAATCTCCATTTTCACTTCTCGAGACCTATGGGTTCTGGATCTCTGGACCAAATTGTTGCTTGGAAGCAATTTCTAACAGAAAGCGCAACTGCATCAAGGCCGTTTGATGTGATTCATACGGAGAGTGTAGGGCTCAGGCTTACTAGACCAAATAACTTGAATAATCTTGCGGTTAGCTGGCATGGAATTGCTTATGAGACCATACATTCTGATATTATACAGGAACTCGTGCGAAATCCTGAAGATTCACAATCATCTTCATTTAATGGTAAAATGATGAAGGTTGTTGAAGAGGTAAAGTTTTTCCAATATTATGCTCACCACGTCGCCACGAGTGATCATGTAGGCGATGTACTTAAAAGGATCTATATGATCCCAGAAGAACGCGTGCATATCATTCTAAATGGTGTCAATGAGGAGATATTCAAGCCTGATATTTCAAAGGGCAATGATTTTAGGTTagaacttggtatcagagcagataAATCGAGGTCGTCCATAATCCTAGGGTTAGCTGGGAGGCTGGTTAAAGACAAAGGACACCCTTTAATGTTTGAAGCCTTAAAACAAATTTTCAAGGAGAACTCAACATTCAGGGATAGTGTCATTGTTCTAATTGCTGGAAATGGTCCGTGGGCTGATCGATACAAAGAGCTCGGAtcaaatttgatggttttgggacCACTGGAAAGAGAACGACTGGCAGGCTTCTATAATGCTATAGATATATTTGTACACCCGACTTTAAGAGCACAAGGTTTGGATCAAGTTCCGTTGGAAGCAAATCTAGTTGGTAAGCCTGTGATGGCAACAAAACTGGCAAGCTTTACTGGTTCTATCATTGTTAGCAAAGAGATGGGGTATACATTTGCACCTACAGTTGGGGAATTGAAGAAAGCGTTGTATGAGGTTTGGGAGGACGGAAAAGAAATTCTGCAGCAGAAAGGGAGAATTGCTAGGGAGAGGGGTTTGAAGTTGTTTACTGCTACCAAAATGGCTGCTGCATATGAAAGGCTATTTCTTTGTATCTCAACTACTGATGATAGAAAACAAGCAGAGAACCATGATGAAAACTATTGTATCTACCAACCGACCTCATGA
- the LOC107818918 gene encoding U-box domain-containing protein 35-like, with translation MMMSQKSSSGEKKGEEKATVVAIDKDKGSQYALKWAVDNLLGKGKSVTLLHVKLRPSNSIPNADVNDGTPRVYRSDPDSQAKELFLPFRCFCNRKNIHVNEVVIEGIDIANSISDYVAANVTENLVVGAASRNGFVSRFKTMDVPSSVSKTAPGFCTVYVIAKGKVLSIRNASAPVPNPPPSLLQNQTSSSLGAKLGFIEARYAPSNDSRGSMADRSPYAPRSSTEDSDFIKSPFNRGKPVNRSYGDLSVAESDISFVSSNRPSSDCTFPISSDSHDLGLPPRLSNSSDTDNRFSAPRLSNSSETDSRLSFGSSFSATRLSEVNAFSSNSFDSANGSTNNLEDIEAEMRRLKQELKQTMDMYSTACKEALSAKHKALELHRWKVEEEQRLEEARSAEEAALAIAEKEKAKCKAALEAAEEAQRIAEREAQRRIHAERKALKEAEEKKKVLDALAQSDCRYRKYTIEEIEAATDNFAASRKIGEGGYGPVYKCCLDHTQVAIKVLRPDAAQGRSQFQQEVEVLSCIRHPNMVLLLGACPEFGCLVYEYMANGSLDDRLFRRGNTPVLPWQLRFRIAAEVGTSLLFLHQTKPEPLVHRDLKPGNILLDRNYVSKISDVGLARLVPPSVADSVTQYRMTSTAGTFCYIDPEYQQTGMLGTKSDIYSFGIMLLQIITARPPMGLTHHVERAIEKGTFAEMLDPAVRDWPVEEALTFAKLALKCAELRRKDRPDLATVVLPELNRLRLLAEEAIPQMPFGSSPKTPSSESRSSSQVISGYDSSKSRSTNPFSSDATSSG, from the exons ATGATGATGAGCCAAAAGAGCAGTAGTGGAGAGAAAAAGGGGGAAGAAAAGGCAACAGTTGTAGCAATAGACAAAGATAAAGGAAGCCAATATGCATTAAAATGGGCAGTTGATAATCTTCTTGGCAAAGGCAAAAGTGTTACTCTTCTCCATGTTAAACTCAGACCTTCTAATTCCATTCCTAATGCAG ATGTTAATGACGGAACTCCCAGAGTATATAGAAGTGATCCTGATAGTCAAGCAAAGGAATTGTTCTTACCTTTCCGTTGCTTCTGCAACCGCAAGAAT ATCCATGTCAATGAAGTTGTAATCGAAGGCATAGACATAGCAAACTCCATAAGTGACTATGTTGCAGCCAATGTCACAGAGAATCTGGTGGTAGGAGCTGCATCAAGGAATGGTTTCGTTAGCAG ATTCAAGACGATGGACGTTCCAAGCTCTGTCTCCAAAACTGCACCTGGCTTTTGTACAGTTTATGTGATCGCGAAAGGCAAAGTTCTATCAATACGTAATGCATCTGCTCCTGTCCCCAATCCACCCCCTTCCCTGCTGCAGAATCAGACCAGCTCCTCTCTTGGTGCTAAGCTTGGCTTCATTGAGGCACGTTATGCACCAAGCAACGACTCAAGAG GAAGTATGGCTGATAGGTCACCGTACGCACCACGAAGTTCAACTGAAGATTCAGATTTCATCAA GTCCCCATTCAACAGAGGTAAACCTGTAAACAGATCATATGGAGACCTCTCAGTGGCAGAATCTGACATATCATTTGTGAGCTCTAACCGTCCAAGCTCAGATTGTACATTTCCGATCTCCTCTGACAGTCACGATTTGGGTCTTCCCCCTCGGCTTTCAAACAGCTCAGACACAGATAATAGATTTTCTGCTCCTCGGCTTTCAAACAGCTCAGAAACAGATAGCAGATTAAGCTTTGGATCATCATTCTCAGCAACCAGGTTATCTGAAGTTAATGCCTTCTCATCAAATTCTTTTGACAGTGCCAACGGATCAACCAATAACCTG GAAGACATTGAAGCGGAGATGAGAAGACTCAAGCAGGAGCTCAAGCAGACCATGGACATGTACAGCACAGCATGCAAGGAGGCACTTTCAGCAAAGCATAAG GCACTGGAACTTCACCGCTGGAAAGTAGAAGAAGAACAAAGATTAGAAGAGGCACGATCAGCTGAGGAAGCAGCACTGGCCATTGCAGAGAAAGAAAAAGCAAAGTGTAAGGCAGCCCTTGAAGCTGCAGAAGAGGCACAGAGGATCGCCGAACGGGAGGCACAGAGAAGAATCCATGCAGAAAGGAAAGCATTAAAAGAAGCTGAAGAGAAGAAGAAGGTATTGGATGCCCTTGCACAAAGTGATTGCCGCTACCGTAAGTATACAATAGAGGAGATTGAAGCAGCAACGGATAACTTTGCAGCGTCTCGTAAAATTGGGGAAGGTGGATACGGGCCGGTATATAAGTGTTGCTTGGATCACACGCAGGTTGCAATTAAGGTTCTTCGTCCTGACGCTGCTCAAGGAAGGTCACAGTTTCAGCAAGAG GTTGAAGTTCTAAGCTGCATAAGGCATCCAAATATGGTTCTTCTACTTGGAGCCTGCCCTGAATTTGGCTGCCTAGTGTATGAGTACATGGCCAATGGGAGCTTAGATGATCGCCTCTTCCGAAGAGGAAACACTCCAGTTCTTCCTTGGCAACTAAGATTCCGTATAGCTGCAGAGGTAGGTACTAGCCTCCTTTTTCTTCACCAGACCAAGCCAGAACCTCTAGTGCACCGGGATCTGAAACCTGGCAACATTTTGCTTGACCGCAATTATGTAAGCAAGATCAGTGATGTTGGTTTAGCTAGGCTCGTCCCCCCTTCTGTAGCTGACTCCGTGACACAGTATCGAATGACATCAACAGCGGGAACATTTTGTTACATAGACCCTGAATATCAACAAACTGGGATGTTGGGAACAAAATCTGATATATACTCATTTGGAATAATGCTTCTCCAAATTATCACAGCCAGACCTCCAATGGGTTTGACCCACCATGTTGAGAGGGCAATTGAGAAAGGCACTTTTGCTGAGATGCTTGATCCGGCAGTTCGTGACTGGCCTGTTGAAGAGGCTTTGACGTTTGCCAAGTTAGCACTCAAGTGTGCCGAACTCAGGCGTAAAGATCGACCAGATCTTGCCACTGTTGTGTTGCCTGAACTTAACAGGTTACGTTTACTCGCTGAAGAAGCCATACCACAAATGCCTTTTGGAAGCAGCCCAAAAACTCCATCTAGTGAAAGTCGATCTAGCTCTCAA GTAATTTCAGGATATGATAGCAGTAAAAGCCGCTCAACCAACCCCTTTTCATCAGACGCAACATCAAGTGGATAA
- the LOC107820793 gene encoding pentatricopeptide repeat-containing protein At3g42630-like, giving the protein MAVGLVVSTAFASATPKPSPFWYQSSAEKRPWRKKQGGNINRHGTYADCASQIQGFTRKKLPFAAERLFLDMKSEGFIPDNSTLSALMLCYAGNGLFAKALAAWDEILISSFLPDVRVIVELINICGCNGYIDVAVRILHQIQLKDSDLLPDIYARVISRFGKRGQLELMEIMLEQMVSMGFPVDSATGNAYVIYYSNFGTLSDMEVAYGRLKMSRILIEEEAIRSISLAYLKREKFYSLGQFVRDVGLCRRNVGNLLWNLLLLSYAANFKMKSLQREFVRMVESGFFPDLTTFNIRALAFSKMSLFWDLHVTLEHMKHEKVVPDLVTYGSVVDAYLDRSLGRNLDFALQKLNTYDCVTIATEPLVFEAMGKGDFHLSSEARLEFSKKKNWTYEELITIYLKKYVRRNQIFWNY; this is encoded by the exons ATGGCAGTTGGGTTAGTTGTGTCCACAGCCTTCGCATCGGCAACTCCAAAACCAAGTCCCTTTTGGTATCAATCTTCTGCAGAAAAG AGACCGTGGCGCAAGAAACAGGGAGGAAATATTAATCGACATGGTACTTATGCAGATTGTGCTTCACAGATACAGGGCTTCACTAGGAAAAAATTGCCTTTTGCTGCTGAAAGGCTTTTCCTTGATATGAAATCTGAAGGTTTTATACCTGATAACTCTACCTTGTCAGCACTGATGCTATGCTATGCCGGTAATGGTTTATTTGCCAAAGCATTAGCTGCTTGGGATGAAATTTTAATCAGTTCATTTCTGCCAGATGTTCGTGTAATTGTAGAACTGATTAATATCTGTGGCTGCAATGGATATATCGACGTCGCTGTTAGAATATTGCATCAAATTCAGTTGAAAGATTCCGACCTGCTTCCTGATATTTATGCTCGGGTTATCTCTCGTTTTGGAAAGAGAGGACAGCTTGAGTTGATGGAAATTATGTTGGAACAGATGGTTTCCATGGGGTTCCCTGTTGATTCTGCTACCGGAAATGCTTATGTAATATACTACAGCAATTTTGGTACGCTGAGTGACATGGAAGTTGCATATGGCCGTCTTAAGATGTCAAGAATTCTTATAGAGGAAGAGGCGATCAGGTCAATCTCCTTGGCTTATCTGAAGAGAGAGAAGTTTTATAGTTTAGGTCAGTTTGTAAGAGATGTGGGCCTTTGTCGGAGAAATGTGGGAAATCTCCTGTGGAACCTGTTACTTCTTTCTTATGCTGCCAACTTCAAAATGAAAAGTTTGCAGAGAGAATTTGTGAGAATGGTAGAAAGTGGATTTTTTCCTGATCTTACTACTTTCAATATTAGAGCTTTGGCGTTTTCAAAAATGTCATTGTTTTGGGATCTGCATGTAACACTTGAACATATGAAGCATGAGAAGGTAGTTCCCGATCTTGTGACTTACGGTTCTGTTGTTGATGCGTACTTGGATAGAAGTCTGGGACGAAATTTGGATTTTGCTTTACAGAAATTGAATACATATGATTGTGTTACAATAGCAACAGAACCCCTTGTGTTTGAGGCCATGGGGAAAGGGGATTTCCACTTAAGCTCAGAGGCACGTTTGGAGTTCAGTAAGAAAAAGAATTGGACATATGAGGAGCTTATCACAATCTATCTCAAGAAATACGTCCGGCGTAATCAAATATTTTGGAACTACTGA